Sequence from the Thermithiobacillus tepidarius DSM 3134 genome:
GTCCTCGGGCGAGCCCAGTCCTTTGGCCATGATCTCCCGCCTGAAGAAAGCCGCCATGTCGTCGGGCCGTCCCTCGGGCAGAGTGAGGAAACCGCCCTTGGACACCAGGAACATGGCTTCGCGGGGCACGCCCGCCGCCAAAGCCCGGCGCACCCCCTCCCCCACCGCGCGCGGAGAGCGGCCGTAGCGGTAGTTGGCCCCGGTATCGATGACGTTGACCCCTTCCTGCAGCGCGCGGCTGACGATCCGGGCGTAGGCCTCGTCGGTGGCCTCGTCGGGCTGCCCCGGAAAGGTGCCGATGCCGATGGATGACATCTTGATGTGCGTCTTCAGAAAGTCGCTGTAATGCGACTCGGGCAGGCGGGCGCCGAAGCGGGCCTGATAGGCCTTGGTCCCCTCCGGCGTGGCATGGCCGGGCAGCAATGCAGTTTCTTGGTTTGGCATGGGGTTCGTCTCAGTCCTTGCTTTCAATCTGTCTGACGGCCATGACCCGCGGCGCCAGCAGCGGGTGACTGTCCAGCAGCCGCTGCACGCGCGCCCGCACTTCTTCCCGCACCGGGCCGTCGTTGGGCAGGTCGCTCAAGTGGGTATACAGCCGCTCGGTTTCCTCGGCATCTTCGTCGTCCAGCTCCCAGTTGACGGCGCGCAGCAGGGCACTGGCGGCATCCGGCAGGCGCTCGTCCAGAGCGCGTCCCGTCAGTCGCGCCCACACGCCGGTCCAGCAGCGCGCCAAGGCGATGGGATGATAGCCGCCGCCGCCCAGCACCAGCAGCCGTGGACTCTCGTCGATGACGCGTGTCGCCGCCTCCCAGAACACGCCGTTGGAGACCCGGAATTTGCTCAGGGGATCGTGGGTCAGGATGTCCGTCCCCGCCTGCAGCACCACCACGTCCGGCCGGAAGCCTTCCAGCAGCCGCGACCACAGGCTGTGGAAGGCCAGGCGGTACTCCGCGTCGTTGATGCCCGGCGGCAGGGGCAGGTTGACGGCACCACCCGGCTGGTCGTCGATGCCGCCGCCCTGGAAGGGATAGGCGTAGCTCGTGTCCATGTGGATGGAGGCGG
This genomic interval carries:
- a CDS encoding acetoin utilization protein AcuC, with translation MNETDKFAPRSLPTRDALFIGAARYRRPSYTSNHPLAIPRVSLALDLINAYGAITPAEYLTGRKASNKELTWFHEPAYIQAFQRAQFRGKVTQADRERFQLGNLENPYFPDFFDTPSLATGSSIQGAEQVLAGRTAFSPAGGMHHAAPHQARGFCYLNDPALAIMRLRRAGLRVLYLDIDAHHGDGVEAAFVDDPETLTASIHMDTSYAYPFQGGGIDDQPGGAVNLPLPPGINDAEYRLAFHSLWSRLLEGFRPDVVVLQAGTDILTHDPLSKFRVSNGVFWEAATRVIDESPRLLVLGGGGYHPIALARCWTGVWARLTGRALDERLPDAASALLRAVNWELDDEDAEETERLYTHLSDLPNDGPVREEVRARVQRLLDSHPLLAPRVMAVRQIESKD